The Euphorbia lathyris chromosome 4, ddEupLath1.1, whole genome shotgun sequence genomic interval CTCTTTTCCCTTTCCGCCTGTAATGCGTTTCCTGTAATTGCTTTTTTGCCCTTCCACTTAAGTCCTTGGCCTTTAAACGGCAGATCTGTTGGCGTGATATCCTCTCCCCTAAATGGTATCCTTCTCGAACCAGTACACTCTCTCGCCACACAACGCCTAGACTGTCTTAGTTCGTGTTCTGAGGGTATTGGAAATATCACCTCAGGATCAGCCTCATCCAATATATTTTCTAGGCCAACTTCAGGTGTACCAATTTCTTCCGCCCCTGTTGCACCGTCTACTGGATCAGAGGCATTCATGTGTGCCTGCAAACAGAAATCTGATTAATGTAATTGGGTCCTAATATTACAACTAAAAAGAAGAAAACGTCTGTAAGATAGTAAAAATAGCCTAAGATCATTAGTTCATTAGTGAAGATAAATTGCCTGTCCTATACAAATGGATGGATGGATAAGATGCAAGAAATAGATATAGTCAAAGAACAGATAAATTTCTTTCTTTAATGGCTGCTCTGCTCGCATGCAAATAGAGTACTCGATCTCATTCAACTTTAGTCTATATCATATAAAAACAAATTTTACTTAATTTGAGTTATTACATGGTCAGTTTTTGTTACTCATTTTCCAGAGATAAACAGCTCGCATAATGTGCTTCCACAATAATCAACAGGTATTAATATTCATCATGCTAAATATAGCTACAGCATACACAATTCGTCCTATGAGCACAACAAAGGTTTAAGACCAAGTACAATTCAATAGATTTCATTTACCTTTCCTTTCCAAGTATTATGCCGTTGTCGTATGGCATCGTAGAAGCGGTGTCTAAGGTCTTCATACTGTTGATCCGCATTCAACACACTTGAGTGTCTTGTTGCACCGGATGGGTTGGCTGAATCAGTTGGCGCACTGGATAGGTTCGCTGTGTCAGTTGCCGCATTGGGAGGAGGGGTTACAGCAGTTGCTACATTTGGAGTTCTCGTACTCTCACTCGGTCCACTGGTCGTAGTTGCATCAGGAGGTGCCTACAAAGAAGGAAGAACATTCAGCATTCCAACTCAAACAAATGATAAATGAAATGTAAATCTGCAATATTACTAACTGACCCCTGTGTATTTAAGCCTGTTATGCCCATATAACCCACATTTACTACACGTTTTTTGTGTCCACTCCTTGACATCTTCTGCGTCTGGCTTTGTCTATCGGGTTCTGTAGATTCTCTAATCCTTCTCTTCTTGGGCCTGCCTGGCATTCTCACGATTGGGGGTGGTAGTATTGGCTCGAATTGATCAACATTCCAAAAGTTCTTCCCCCTCACTGGTTGAAGCTTGTAACTGTATGTTTTTCTGAAGGTTGAAATGTGATAAAACATAGAGATTTCCTTTAAGGGATCCATCCTTTTATGCCTTAATGCACATATTGCATGAGGGCATGGGATGCCAGACAGCTCCCACTCCCTACATGTGCATACCTTTTTATCCAACATCACTGCATGCTGATCATGTCCTTCACTAACCTCGTAGCCATCATCCCCATTCCACTCCACTCTACACATCTGAGCTATTTCACTGTTTAAGTTGTACACCTTCATGCATTTTGGACTCCATTCTTTCTTCCACTTAGAAGCTTCTTTATCACAGTCCTTTAGTTTTCCCATCACCTCAAGCCTAACTCCATCAAGTAGTCTATAGATAGACTTCTCTCTTGGTATCTTGATCCAAGCATTGAAGCTCTCAACATGGTTGTTTGTGACGATCATGTCCTTACTCCTACCACTAAAGTATGCCCTGCACCATCGCTGTGGGGGATAACTAACCAGATGTTCAGCTGCCTCCTTTGCAATGGACCTTAAAGTATTTAGGTTGTCTGTGAATTCTTCAGGGTAAGTACTCCAACTGCAAGCCCAAAACCACTTACTCAGCTCACCACTCCCCCATCTCTTACTCCAGTTGGCATGTATGTGCCTAGCACACCATCTGTGCTCAGCATCTGGCAATAATTTAGCTACAGCAGGCAACAATCCCTGCATTCAATAATAAAATAGATTCATTAATATCTTCGCACATCAGCAGGTgtaaaccaaaaaatgaaattgGAACCACATATTTACCTTCTGCATatcagaaattaaagacaaGTTTTCCCCTTTTCCAAGCTCCAGTTGTAGTATGAGATGTTGAATGAACCATTCCCAGCTGCCACCAGTCTCTCTATCCACAACAGCCCAAGCAATTGGGTAAAAATGGTCATCTGCATCCCTTCCACATGCTACCAGAAGTACCCCTTTACAAATACCCTTCAAGAAACACCCATCTAACCCAATGATAGGCCTACACCCTGCTTTCCACCCCTTTTTCAAAGCATCAAAACACACAAAAATCCTCCAAAACACTCTCCTACCATGTCTCAAAGCTTCCCTATTCAGGTCTACTTTCAAATGTGACCCTCGGTTTGTTGTCATACATTCACTTGCATAGGCTTCTAAAGACGCATATTCCTGCTTATAGCTACTATCTAGCTGCTCCAGTATCAACTGCCTAGCCCTTACACACTTAGCCTCAGACACATCAACTTTGAACATGCTTTTGGCATCCCTCCTCATGTCACCAGAACTATATGATGGTCTATCCAACACTCTATCCATATATTTGGTAGCTAGCCACTTCACTGTCGCTCTCTTATTTGCAAAAACCTTATTACACTCATGCACATGGTTTACAGTCTTTAC includes:
- the LOC136227101 gene encoding uncharacterized protein, with product MDGVNDSVDVEGAKGVGNVGKEDANVGADVEVTVEADVEEGDVVMDHMDLGNGDEEVDVNVGADVVGNMGEEVECNVVEEVEARDVIMDQMDVGNVEDALEGNVGAGVELNVDDRNVGLEGNVDEEVEGNVVEEVELERNVEEEVGGNVVEEVELEGNVEEEVVGNVVEEVEVEGNVEKEVGGNEETAGGNVGAGNVDSGGGNVGAVDEEGDDEVEGDDDSDDEDYEGNEADDDVESESYTDEEELEETRRRDRYNLHKETPYFRIGMTFRGIEEAKHAINDYAVTGGYDIRVMKSDKGRIRVRCFDCPFHLFVSRDHGGPTMSVKTVNHVHECNKVFANKRATVKWLATKYMDRVLDRPSYSSGDMRRDAKSMFKVDVSEAKCVRARQLILEQLDSSYKQEYASLEAYASECMTTNRGSHLKVDLNREALRHGRRVFWRIFVCFDALKKGWKAGCRPIIGLDGCFLKGICKGVLLVACGRDADDHFYPIAWAVVDRETGGSWEWFIQHLILQLELGKGENLSLISDMQKGLLPAVAKLLPDAEHRWCARHIHANWSKRWGSGELSKWFWACSWSTYPEEFTDNLNTLRSIAKEAAEHLVSYPPQRWCRAYFSGRSKDMIVTNNHVESFNAWIKIPREKSIYRLLDGVRLEVMGKLKDCDKEASKWKKEWSPKCMKVYNLNSEIAQMCRVEWNGDDGYEVSEGHDQHAVMLDKKVCTCREWELSGIPCPHAICALRHKRMDPLKEISMFYHISTFRKTYSYKLQPVRGKNFWNVDQFEPILPPPIVRMPGRPKKRRIRESTEPDRQSQTQKMSRSGHKKRVVNVGYMGITGLNTQGHLLMQLRPVDRVRVRELQM